The DNA sequence GGCAAAGGAAAACGTTCTGTTCCTGAATCATATCCGCTTCATCGCGCAAACGCTCGTACATCCGGTTCATGACTTTTTTGCGCCCGCGCAGCTTTTCCACAGGGACCAATTCGCCGTCGATTACCTCCAATAAAGGTTGGATATTCAATAGTCCTCCAAAGAAAGCGCTGGACTTCGAAAGCCTGCCGCCTGCCGCAAGGTAGTTCAGATCCTTTACCGTGAAGAGGGATACGACGTTCGCAGCCGTGAAACGGACCCGAGATTCGATCTCATCCAACGTAAAGCCGGCATCGCGCATTTCGAGCGCTTCGACGACGGACAAGCCTTCTCCGACGGAAGCACTCATGGAGTCGACCAAGCGCAGATCGAAGTCCGGGAACTCCTCCTTCAGTTGCTGGTAAGCCAGATAAGCCGCTTGGTAGGTGCCGGAAAGCTTGGCGGAAAGGGAAATATAGATGCCCGGTTCGCCGGCTTCGGCAGCTTTCCGGAATCCGGAAAGGAATTTTTCCAAGGATACTTGGCTCGTTTTCGGGTGACCGCCGCGAGCGATCATTTCATAGACTTTGTCGGCTTGGATTTCGATCATATCTTCGTATTCGCCGGTATCCAGCAGCGTGGTCAACGGGAAGACTTCCACATCATTCTCCTGCAGATAGGCATAGGCCAGATCACAAGCACTATCGGTAAATATTTTCATCATAAACGCCTCCTCTAGCGCG is a window from the uncultured Trichococcus sp. genome containing:
- a CDS encoding DegV family protein — its product is MMKIFTDSACDLAYAYLQENDVEVFPLTTLLDTGEYEDMIEIQADKVYEMIARGGHPKTSQVSLEKFLSGFRKAAEAGEPGIYISLSAKLSGTYQAAYLAYQQLKEEFPDFDLRLVDSMSASVGEGLSVVEALEMRDAGFTLDEIESRVRFTAANVVSLFTVKDLNYLAAGGRLSKSSAFFGGLLNIQPLLEVIDGELVPVEKLRGRKKVMNRMYERLRDEADMIQEQNVFLCHSDDPEAIEEMRQYIEHNFHPRRIYVNTIGSTISSHTGLGTLGLFFLKQYE